The DNA segment TTTTCGCTTATTCGTTCGCCCCTTCGAGCGAGCGTGAAGTTCGGTTTCCGAATCCTACAGTTCGCGGAAGCGGATATCTTTGAATTCGACCCACATTGGTTTGCCAGCGTGCAACTGGAGGGCCAACTTGCCGTCCAGCAATGCCAGTTCGGGGCTGTCGGTGAAATCCATCGTCAGGCGGCCATTCATGAAGTGTTGCAGGTGACGCCCTTTGGCGATGATCACCACTTCATTCCAGCCGTCCAAGTTAAACAGTTCTTTAAAGCCTTCCTCGTCGATCAATGGAGTCTTGTCGACTTGCTTTCCGTCCGCAGTGACAACGGCTTTTTCGCCCACTAGGCAGACACGTCCGCGGCCCAAACCTTCGCCATAGATGAACCCCGAAACGTTTGGCAACTTGTTTTCGTTGCGAATTTCATGCTGGTAGCCACGCATCACCCACGGGTTCGGTGGGTTTCCTTCGGTGATGTGCTCCGAACGGTACTGAATTCCAGAGTTATTCGTTGCGTTACAGCGATAGCTCAATCGAAGTTCAAAATCCTTCGTCGAACCATCCTGCCAGATCAGGAACGTATTGCGATTCGCTTTGTTCTCTTCGGTCGTTTCTCCGCGAATGACTCCGTCGCGAACCGACCATAGACGCGGGTCGCCGTCCCAACCACTCAGGTCCTTGCCGTTAAACAAAGATTTCATATTTTCGGATTCTGCCGGGGCTTTTTGGACAGCATCTTCAGCGGTTGCCAGCCCGGCAACGGCACACGCAAGGGCACAGGAAAACAAGAAACGTTGAGCATTCAAAAGCATGGATATCTCCAGGTGAAACGGCTTCATAAAAACGTCACTCCGGTGGCTATCTGAGGTGACAAGGCAAACCGGGCGCAGTAACCACTGGATTATGATCTAACGCGCATCACAACTCAAACCCTGCCGTCCCAGGAAACCCCGATTTGCTGCCCGAGCGAAAGACAGGCGATTTGGCGGGAGGGCAAAACCGATAGTGAGCTCCCCGCTAAGCCATGTAGGCCGGATCGAGGAGCAATAGCGACGAAGCTCCGGCGAGCAAGAAGCCGGAAACAATGCGCCGGAGCGGCATCGCTATCGCTCTTTGATCCGGCCTACTTTCTACTTTCTAAAACCCTGCCGTCCCAGGAAACCCCGATTTGCTGCCCGAGCGAAAGACAGGCGATTTGGCGGGAGGGCAAAACCGATAGTGATATTCCCACTAAGCCATGTAGGCCGGATCGAGGAGCCATAGCGACGAAGCTCCGGCGAGCAAGAAGCCGGAAACAATGCGCCGGAAACAATAAGCCGGAGCGGCATCGCTATCGCTCTTTGATCCGGCCTACTTTCAAGCCGACGGCGATACCCAAGCTACGAAACTTTGGGAGCGGCCGGAACACGCATTTCAATGGTGGTTCCTTTGCCGACAGCCGATTCAATCTGCAGCTGACCGCCCACATCTTCCGCTCGAGCCTGCAAACTTCGCAGCCCAAAACGGCTCTGATTTTTCTCTGCGGACGTGTCAAAACCACACCCATCATCTTCGATGGTCAATAGGACGCCGCCGGGATCCTGCTTTGCGGTCACCAAAATTCGCTTGGCTTTCGCGTGCCGGATCGCGTTGCGGATCGCTTCTTGAGAAACCCGATAGAGGGCCAAAGCCAAATCCTTCTGCAGGTTGCCCGCGGCCGGCATCTGGTCAAAATCGAAATCGATGACGACCTGATGAGGCGGCAAGCCCTGTCGCACATAGTGCTGCAAAGCAGCTGTCCAACCAATTTCAGCCAATTCAGGCGGATGGCTTTCGACAATCAAGCGGCGTCCTTCCGAGGACGCCTGCGAAACGTGCTCTAGAATGGCTCGCAGTTCATCTCGCACCCCCTCCGATTCGTCTCTAGCGATCAGGCTTTCCAGACGCATCCGAGCGGCAAACAGAAAGGGGAGCAGCGCATCGTGGAGCTCGTGCGAAAACCGCTGTTCCTGTTGCTCCAACAGCGGGATCAACCGAACCAACCTTTTTTGCCAAATCCAGCAATCGCTTTTTCTTCCGTCTCGGCAATGTCGAACAAGCGGTTCAGACGAGTGATTTTGAAGACTTCCATGACATTTGGCGAAACGTCACAGAACTTCAAAGCAATTTCTTTGGACTTGCAGGTTTTGTTCAGCATGACCAATTTCGTGATCATCGCTGAAGACATGAAAGAGACCCCGCGGAAATTCAACAGCAAACGTTTGTGCGTCGCCTGAGGAACCGCTTCCTGAAGCTCTAACCCAACCTGTTCAATCCGTTGGCTGTCGAGGATTTTTCCGTCCGTAAAATAGACGACAAGGACCTCGTCCTTGGACTCAATGGTGATTGCCGACATGCGGGTCGTCTCTTCGAAAGTTACGAACCAAACCAAAGGGGTTTGGTTTCAGGAAGAATCTACAATCCCCCTAAGATAGCAACCGACGACCGGTCAAGCAATTCAATCACGCCCTTTCGATCCGGTTTAGAAATCCAAATCGTTCAAATCAGCGACCAAGCGGTCCAGATCGGTATCCGAGGTGTTCTGCTGGCCTGAATCCCCCGTCAGTTCTTTCTTAACGGAAGGCTGCGAAGCGGGGGCGGGCGGGGCAGGGGAGTCCTGGCGAGTGGCGGCAGCCGGCGGCGTTTCGGAAGTCGGCACGGACGCTTTTTTTACGGTTCCTGGAAACTGAATCGGAACCGCGACCACCTGAGCCCCCTGATGAAGCTGCACCAGAGCCTGCTCAAGGATTTCACTGTCGCTGAAATCGCTCCAACGGAAGCAGTAGATTCTCCGTCCTTCCCCGGCCGACGCTTCCTGATCATACGGGTGCGCCGCCCGTCGTCCGCCGATTCCCATCGCCTGCAATTCATCGATGGCATCGTCGGCTGAGTGGTGCGAAACCAAAACGAAATCGCGTTCTTGAGACTCAAAGACCAACCGATCCGTCCCGGAAAGGCTGCCTGAATCGAGTGGGCCAACCAAGCTGACATCAATTCCCGGAGCGGTGATCAACCGCATGACGGCATCCGCTTCCAAAGACTGACGTGCGGTCGATCCGCCCGACGATTGAGCAAGGACAACAGGTAAGCGAACGGCCATAAAACCAAAGCAACAAGTTACGAGGGGAACGATCTGGCGGGCGGAATCTAGAAGCTAAAAAACGAAAGAGTTCACCCAGCCGGTTCAGCGGATCCAACAGCCCTACGAGGCGACGAATCTTTTATTGTCGCCTTTCGCTTCGCGAAAGTTGTGCTTGCGGACGTTCTTTCGCGGAACGAAAGGCGACACTTTTCACAGCCTCAATCAGACGCTTTCAGAAACGAGCAATTCAACCGTTTTTAATTGTAACGAAGCCTCTCCTAGGCACGTACCCCTTCGCCACAGTGCCTACAGAGCGACCGATTCTACTCCTCCGACAATTCGAATTCCAACACGCCCGACTGGCCTGGGCGAAGGGTCTTTCCCTCGGTATCGATATCGACCCAGATCAGACAGTCACGATTCACCGGGTTCAGTTCAGGACTAACAAAAGAGACCTTTCCTTCCACCGCCTGCACGTCATCCCCTGTTTGAATCCGGAAGATCGCGGGGGCTCCAACGTTCAAATGCTCCAAATTCTCTTCGGGTACAAAACCGACCACACGTAACCGAGCGGCATCGACAACCCGGACCACGGGCGTCCCCGCTTCGACCCATTCGCCGACCTGCACCAACACCTCGGCGACCTGACCTTGCCGCGGCGACCGAACGGTGCGTCGTTCCAATTCCATCTCGGCAACTTTCAGTTCCTGAGCTCGTAACGACTCCGTCAATCGATCGATATTCAATTGATGCTCCGCTTGTTCGACCGATAGAACGGCTTGCTCCACTTCTAGTCGCATTTGCTCTAACTCCGATTCACTGACGGAATTTGCGACGCGCTGAACGGCTCCGACTCCGCGATCCAATTGGTTCTGAGACACACTGACGGACTTTTGAGCGAAGCGAAGATCGACATGATTCTGGCCTTCGGCTTGAGCTATTCGCCAGCGTTGAACCGCCTCGCCAAGCTTCACGTCATGCAACTGGCGGTCCAGAATGACCAGAGGCTCTCCCTGATCGACCACTTGGTTCGGCACTGCGATGACCTCCGTAACGACTCCCGAATCGAGACTGGAGACCGCGACATCGTGAATAAAGATTACCTGGGCGTTGGGGACGGATAGCGGTTCGGCTGCCAACAGCAGCCCACTCCAGCCGGTCACCGCCAGAAAACCGAAAACCGCAAAAGCAAATCGCATGGCCTGTAGCACCCGCTGGAACAACAAAAGAGAAGAAAGAGAGAATCGGCAACCTCGCAAAAACGGCACCTAGCCATCGTCACTAAGTGGCTGCTTTGCAAGGGTTTAGGAATCCAAACCAACGATTCCAAATAGCCCCACGCCATCCGCGGCGTCTCTCCCCCGGCGCCGTCCTAGCTTAGCCCGAATTGCTTGCCGTTCAAATTTTGATCCGCTCGTAGTCATCGTAAAGAGCGAACCAAGTATCCCGCAGGTTGGGCCGATGCTGCTGCCAGCGAACCTCGAACAAGGCCAACAGTTCGGCTCGCTCCGCCGGATGCTTGCAGAGCAGTTGTTCCGTAAGCCGACGCGCCAGCGAGTGCTCGACCTGCCCGGCCCACAATTCAGGCAGCCCGCAGACGCGTTGATGTGAAGTCACCAACAACCCAGCGCCACGCCAGCGAACGAATCCGACCAACGCCCAGCGAACCGGCACGGGCAGTTGCTCAAACCCATCGATCACCAGCAAAGAACCAGGGGCGGTTTGAAACGCTGCCGCGATCGACGGGGGGGATTCCCCAGCGTGCAGGGACCAGGAATCGATCGGCGAAAAGCGATCGTGCAGGCCTGCCACCAATTCTTTCAGCAGAGTCGATTTGCCGCTGCCATGGGGCCCCACAATTGCGGCTTGAGGAGATCGCTGTTGGCAGAATTTTTGCAGCAAATCAGAAGAATCCGGTCGTTCAGCCGCCGCATAAAAGGGGAGGGCACCGGGTCGAATAAAGCAGGTCGAAAAAGGATTGCTGTCGAATATTGGCTTCCGTGCTCCGCCCGTGCTAGAAATCGCCACAGGGAGGCGCCACTAACTGAAACGGATGCTGAGCCACCACTTCGCTGCCGCTGGCCGCAAAAATCCGCAACCGTACGCACCAGCGAATCCGAAGCAACTGCCCTTCGTAGCTGAGAGGGCTGTAGGGAAGCTTTGTCGAAAGAACCTGTTCGGAGCACAAATCCATCTGAGCCACATCTTGATGGGCATAGCGACGGAAATAATGAACCTTAAAATCCTCGTCCCCTTTTCCTTCGGTATACCACATCACCGAAATTTCAATTTCTTCGATCGGATCCGAGGTAGACACTTCCGCCGCCGCGGCAGACCCCTTCCAACGAGGGGGATGAATGCGCCAACGACACTCCAAGGTATCTCCCCCCACATATTGGTGGTCGTCCTTACATAGCGTCAGATTCACCGCGGGTTCCGTTTCGGAGGGTGTGCGGCTGGTTGAACGACGACGGGAAAACTTTGGCAGAACGATGGCCACGGGCGTGCTTCTCCACTAACGATCACCTTCCAGTGCACGGCGTTGTGCGAACTCCGAAAGGAGTGCATTGCAGTAGCAGGGATCTTGAGTTCGAATTCTTGTTCCCAAGGGCGTCCCAGGTCAATGGTCAGATCGTATTGATCGAGAATAATTTCCGAAAGAACTCGATTTCGGTCGACTCGGATGTCGGTTCCCTGCCGGAAAGTCGACTCTTCTTCGCAAATCAGTTCAATCTGTATTTTCCGCAACTTCATCCTACCCAGCTGAGCCGCGTACGCGCGATAGGTTCCGCCAGGCTGCAGAGGATGTTCATCGATCTCGACAATGGTCGCTCCGACCCCGGAGGTCCGCTTCAAACATTTGGCGTAATAGCGAAGCACCCAGATGCCAATCATCGCCAATGGGAAGAGCAAACCGGCCAACACCCAACGCGGCCGGTCCGACCAAAACCCCGCGATCACGACAACCAGCAGAACCATCCAAACCGCGTTCCACATCAACGCCAACGCGGCGGCGGCGGCAAGTCGTTTTCCGGGCCAGCTGGTCGTCGGCAGCCGAAAATTCAACTGCATTCCTGGGCTGTCGGTCATCCGCATCCCCGTTGGGACCGCAGGAAATTCGGCAACCGGACGCCCAATCAATTCCAGTTCTTCGGCTCGCTGCGCCAGCACACTGCGGCGTTCACTACTGGCTCCGATCTGCAAAACGCCCAGAATCAGAGCGGCACCGCCGACAACGATCATGGCGGTTGCCAAAGCCACAAAGATCCAAAACCCCAAACCGGTTGCCAGCGGAGGCCAAGGGCCTGCGACAAACCGTTGAGCCAGAGTGAGGGAAAGGATGAAAACGCCGACCAGAAACAGCGTGGCAAAAAAGGCAGCCTCCCCAACCGTGGCGGCTAAACCGCGGCCCGTCAGACGACTGCCGCGTTTTTTACTCCAAGGCTTGGGAAATCGCACTGCGTCAAATACCTAAGCGTCAGCCGGTTTTCGGCCAGGTCGATAAAAACCTAGCTCTTCCAGCGAACTATAAACCTCTTCCAAGGTCTTTTCGCCAAAGTTAGAAATCGAGAGCAGCTTTTTAGGAGTCGCTTGCAGCAAATCCTGGACGGTAAAGATGCCTGTTTCCTCTAGGCAATTTG comes from the Roseimaritima multifibrata genome and includes:
- a CDS encoding P-loop NTPase family protein, with amino-acid sequence MLQKFCQQRSPQAAIVGPHGSGKSTLLKELVAGLHDRFSPIDSWSLHAGESPPSIAAAFQTAPGSLLVIDGFEQLPVPVRWALVGFVRWRGAGLLVTSHQRVCGLPELWAGQVEHSLARRLTEQLLCKHPAERAELLALFEVRWQQHRPNLRDTWFALYDDYERIKI
- a CDS encoding sensor histidine kinase, producing the protein MIPLLEQQEQRFSHELHDALLPFLFAARMRLESLIARDESEGVRDELRAILEHVSQASSEGRRLIVESHPPELAEIGWTAALQHYVRQGLPPHQVVIDFDFDQMPAAGNLQKDLALALYRVSQEAIRNAIRHAKAKRILVTAKQDPGGVLLTIEDDGCGFDTSAEKNQSRFGLRSLQARAEDVGGQLQIESAVGKGTTIEMRVPAAPKVS
- a CDS encoding DNA-directed RNA polymerase subunit alpha C-terminal domain-containing protein, which translates into the protein MTRIPLSRAEELSRLRSERLQMSIAEMKLTVRTTNCLEETGIFTVQDLLQATPKKLLSISNFGEKTLEEVYSSLEELGFYRPGRKPADA
- a CDS encoding HlyD family secretion protein, whose translation is MRFAFAVFGFLAVTGWSGLLLAAEPLSVPNAQVIFIHDVAVSSLDSGVVTEVIAVPNQVVDQGEPLVILDRQLHDVKLGEAVQRWRIAQAEGQNHVDLRFAQKSVSVSQNQLDRGVGAVQRVANSVSESELEQMRLEVEQAVLSVEQAEHQLNIDRLTESLRAQELKVAEMELERRTVRSPRQGQVAEVLVQVGEWVEAGTPVVRVVDAARLRVVGFVPEENLEHLNVGAPAIFRIQTGDDVQAVEGKVSFVSPELNPVNRDCLIWVDIDTEGKTLRPGQSGVLEFELSEE
- a CDS encoding 3-keto-disaccharide hydrolase, encoding MLLNAQRFLFSCALACAVAGLATAEDAVQKAPAESENMKSLFNGKDLSGWDGDPRLWSVRDGVIRGETTEENKANRNTFLIWQDGSTKDFELRLSYRCNATNNSGIQYRSEHITEGNPPNPWVMRGYQHEIRNENKLPNVSGFIYGEGLGRGRVCLVGEKAVVTADGKQVDKTPLIDEEGFKELFNLDGWNEVVIIAKGRHLQHFMNGRLTMDFTDSPELALLDGKLALQLHAGKPMWVEFKDIRFREL
- a CDS encoding STAS domain-containing protein, producing the protein MSAITIESKDEVLVVYFTDGKILDSQRIEQVGLELQEAVPQATHKRLLLNFRGVSFMSSAMITKLVMLNKTCKSKEIALKFCDVSPNVMEVFKITRLNRLFDIAETEEKAIAGFGKKGWFG